A single Arachnia propionica DNA region contains:
- a CDS encoding DUF2249 domain-containing protein — translation MTELPITEKSSGGSCGCGCGHDSLPELDARVIPHAIRHAAILGVVGSLNVGGAFILVAPHNPLPLLAQIADLHGDAIQVSYVQEGPDAWKLKLERRS, via the coding sequence ATGACTGAACTGCCCATCACCGAGAAGTCCTCCGGGGGTAGCTGTGGCTGCGGATGCGGTCACGACTCCCTGCCCGAACTCGATGCCCGCGTCATCCCGCACGCGATCCGTCACGCCGCGATCCTCGGTGTCGTCGGTTCCTTGAACGTGGGCGGCGCCTTCATTCTCGTCGCCCCCCATAACCCGCTGCCGCTGCTGGCGCAGATCGCCGACCTCCACGGCGACGCCATCCAGGTCAGCTACGTCCAAGAAGGTCCCGACGCTTGGAAGCTGAAGCTCGAACGGCGCAGCTGA
- a CDS encoding ATP-binding cassette domain-containing protein, which yields MKGLHWEGTLNSRNHETGLDVPPGRVLAVVGPNGAGKSTLLDLLCGLLKPDRGSLSIDDQVLVDSRRFVPAHRRRIGLLGQQPLLFPHLDVLSNVAYGPRAQGLRRDDARALALEMLDRVDAAALASRRPGELSGGQAARVALARALATKPRAMLIDEPFAAVDVEYTPRLRVAVKAALAEVGCPCVIVTHDPTDVAALADDVAVLESGRIVEHGPATEVMARPESSFGKLLFDRD from the coding sequence GTGAAGGGACTGCACTGGGAGGGAACCCTCAATTCCCGTAACCACGAGACCGGCCTGGACGTGCCTCCGGGGCGGGTGCTGGCCGTGGTCGGCCCGAACGGGGCCGGGAAATCGACGCTGCTGGATCTGCTGTGCGGGCTGTTGAAGCCCGACCGCGGCAGCCTCAGTATCGACGACCAGGTCCTGGTCGACTCCCGCCGTTTCGTGCCCGCCCACCGGCGGCGCATCGGCTTGCTCGGGCAGCAGCCGCTGCTGTTCCCGCACCTCGACGTGCTGAGCAACGTCGCTTACGGGCCCCGCGCCCAGGGGCTGCGGCGCGACGATGCCAGGGCGTTGGCGCTGGAGATGCTGGACCGTGTGGATGCCGCCGCTCTGGCCTCCCGCAGGCCCGGTGAACTCTCCGGCGGCCAGGCGGCGCGGGTCGCGCTGGCCCGGGCGCTAGCCACCAAGCCCCGTGCAATGCTGATCGACGAACCCTTCGCCGCCGTGGACGTCGAGTACACGCCCCGGCTGCGGGTGGCGGTCAAAGCGGCCCTCGCCGAGGTCGGCTGCCCCTGCGTCATCGTCACACACGACCCGACCGACGTCGCGGCACTGGCCGACGACGTCGCGGTGCTGGAAAGTGGCCGGATTGTGGAACACGGCCCGGCCACCGAGGTCATGGCCCGCCCGGAAAGCTCGTTCGGGAAGCTACTGTTCGACCGGGACTGA
- the moaA gene encoding GTP 3',8-cyclase MoaA: MTLTDRFGRVHRDLRISLTDHCNLRCTYCMPAEGVPWLPRTTLLTPEELMRIVRIAVGEGIEEVRLTGGEPLLRPDCVDVVAAIASVEPRPEISITTNGIGLARLAEPLKRAGLARVNVSLDTLKPDRFHQLTRRNRLADVLTGIAAADAAGLHPVKLNALQLRGINDDEAPDLVAFAMDHSYELRFIEQMPLDAGHTWRRDAMVTAAETMARLSEYFTLTPLPGRGAAPAERFLVDGGPATVGIIASVTAPFCGACDRLRLTADGQLRNCLFATEESDLRTPMRGGVSDEELAGIFHRCLLRKLPGHGINDPGFLQPQRPMNAIGG, from the coding sequence GTGACCCTGACCGACCGTTTCGGTCGCGTTCACCGCGATCTGCGGATTTCGCTGACCGACCACTGCAATCTGCGCTGCACCTACTGCATGCCCGCCGAGGGGGTGCCGTGGCTGCCCCGCACTACCTTGTTGACCCCCGAAGAACTGATGCGGATAGTGCGGATCGCCGTCGGGGAGGGCATCGAGGAGGTGCGCCTGACGGGCGGGGAACCACTGCTGCGCCCCGACTGCGTGGACGTCGTGGCGGCCATCGCCTCGGTCGAGCCGCGCCCCGAGATCTCCATCACCACCAACGGCATCGGCCTGGCCCGGCTGGCCGAACCCCTGAAACGGGCCGGCCTGGCGAGGGTGAACGTCTCCTTGGACACCCTGAAACCGGATCGTTTCCACCAGCTCACCCGCCGCAACCGGCTCGCCGACGTCCTGACCGGGATCGCAGCGGCGGATGCCGCGGGACTGCATCCAGTGAAACTGAACGCACTGCAGTTGCGGGGAATCAACGACGACGAGGCACCCGATCTCGTGGCGTTCGCGATGGATCACAGTTACGAGTTGCGTTTCATCGAGCAGATGCCCCTCGACGCGGGGCACACCTGGCGACGGGACGCGATGGTGACCGCCGCCGAGACCATGGCCAGGCTCAGCGAATACTTCACCCTGACCCCGCTGCCGGGTCGTGGTGCGGCACCCGCGGAACGTTTCCTGGTGGACGGCGGCCCCGCGACCGTCGGCATCATCGCATCGGTGACTGCGCCGTTCTGCGGCGCCTGTGACCGGTTGCGGTTGACCGCCGACGGGCAGCTGCGCAACTGCCTGTTCGCCACGGAGGAATCCGACTTGCGCACCCCGATGCGAGGCGGTGTAAGCGACGAGGAACTGGCCGGGATCTTCCACCGCTGCCTGCTGCGCAAACTGCCCGGCCACGGAATCAACGATCCCGGCTTCCTTCAGCCTCAACGTCCCATGAATGCGATCGGCGGATAG
- a CDS encoding ABC transporter permease, with amino-acid sequence MTTPRWVVLPAALGMLLVALPLAGLLSKVPWPGLWELLTSQSSLAALQLSILTASVSTVFCIVLGVPMALVLARHGLRWLRPLVLLPLVLPPVVGGLALLFTFGRMGLIGQHLEAAGIRIAFSTVAVILAQTFVSLPFLVMGLEGALRTAGDRYERVAATLGASPTRTLFTVTLPLVLPGLLSGAVLSFARALGEFGATLTFAGSLQGRTRTLPLEIYLQREADPNAAIALSLLLVIFAGIVMVIAYGKGRIRS; translated from the coding sequence GTGACGACCCCCCGATGGGTGGTGCTGCCGGCGGCGCTCGGTATGCTGCTGGTGGCACTGCCCCTGGCTGGGTTGCTCAGCAAGGTACCGTGGCCCGGCCTGTGGGAGCTGCTGACGTCTCAGTCGTCACTGGCGGCGCTGCAGCTCAGCATCCTCACCGCGAGCGTCAGCACCGTTTTCTGCATAGTGCTCGGCGTACCGATGGCGCTGGTCCTGGCGCGTCACGGGCTGCGCTGGCTGCGCCCCCTGGTCCTGTTGCCCCTGGTGCTGCCCCCCGTGGTCGGGGGTCTGGCGCTGCTGTTCACGTTCGGGCGGATGGGGCTGATCGGGCAGCACCTGGAGGCTGCGGGCATCAGGATCGCCTTCAGCACCGTGGCCGTCATCCTGGCGCAGACCTTCGTGTCGCTGCCCTTCCTGGTGATGGGGCTCGAGGGGGCGCTGCGCACCGCCGGGGACCGCTACGAGAGGGTGGCCGCCACCCTCGGGGCCTCCCCCACCCGGACCCTGTTCACGGTGACCCTGCCGTTGGTGCTCCCAGGGCTTTTGTCGGGGGCCGTGCTCAGTTTCGCCCGGGCACTGGGTGAGTTCGGCGCCACCCTGACCTTCGCGGGTTCCCTGCAGGGCAGGACCCGCACCTTGCCGCTGGAGATCTACCTCCAGCGGGAGGCCGACCCGAATGCAGCCATCGCCCTGTCGCTGCTGCTGGTGATCTTCGCGGGGATCGTCATGGTGATCGCGTACGGAAAGGGAAGGATCAGGTCGTGA
- a CDS encoding molybdenum cofactor biosynthesis protein MoaE: MSFTGLIRDHDEEAEGVVVGLDYTCHPDADRFLAGVAASVASDLDPEGRAVLAVEHRIGSLRVGDVAIVAVAASAHRSQAFELCQALVDRVKAEVPIWKHQHEESGRASWSNLGLPQ, from the coding sequence GTGAGCTTTACGGGCCTGATCCGCGACCACGACGAGGAGGCCGAGGGAGTCGTCGTAGGGCTCGACTACACCTGTCATCCCGACGCTGACCGGTTCCTGGCCGGCGTCGCCGCATCCGTCGCATCGGACCTGGACCCGGAGGGCAGGGCCGTCCTCGCCGTCGAGCACCGGATCGGGTCCCTCAGGGTCGGGGATGTCGCAATCGTCGCCGTCGCCGCCTCCGCGCACCGCAGCCAGGCCTTCGAGCTCTGCCAAGCGCTGGTGGATCGCGTCAAAGCGGAGGTGCCGATCTGGAAGCACCAGCACGAGGAGTCCGGGCGCGCATCCTGGTCCAACCTGGGGCTGCCCCAGTGA
- the modA gene encoding molybdate ABC transporter substrate-binding protein codes for MKKLTLTLTGLLALTACGSQATSNTSQSAPQQAASSAASGDTNQTSATLTIFAAASLKDVFPKIYEEFKKTHPNYTIEFSFGGSSELATQINNGAEADVFASANEKQMTVASDAGNVDAAGTKIFATNTLTLITPPSNPAGITTLEDVTKEGVKLVVCAEQVPCGAATKKLAESTGFTFTPVSEEQKVTDVLAKVTSGEADAGLVYVTDAAGAKEKVKVVDTPEAEKIVNKYPIAVTKSARQGAQAFVDFVLGEQGQSMLRDAGFGAPK; via the coding sequence GTGAAGAAACTCACCCTGACCCTCACGGGCCTGTTGGCCCTGACCGCCTGCGGCTCCCAGGCCACGTCCAACACCAGCCAGAGCGCACCACAACAGGCGGCGTCCTCCGCCGCATCGGGCGACACCAACCAGACCAGCGCGACTCTGACGATCTTCGCCGCGGCCTCCCTGAAAGACGTCTTCCCGAAGATCTACGAGGAGTTCAAGAAAACCCACCCGAACTACACCATCGAGTTCTCCTTCGGTGGTTCCTCGGAGCTGGCCACCCAGATCAACAATGGCGCCGAGGCCGATGTCTTCGCCTCCGCCAACGAGAAACAGATGACGGTGGCCTCCGACGCCGGAAACGTCGATGCCGCTGGCACGAAGATCTTCGCCACCAACACCCTGACGCTGATCACTCCTCCCAGCAACCCGGCAGGGATCACGACACTGGAGGATGTCACCAAGGAGGGCGTGAAGCTCGTGGTGTGCGCCGAGCAGGTTCCCTGCGGCGCGGCCACCAAGAAACTCGCGGAGAGCACCGGTTTCACCTTCACTCCGGTATCGGAAGAGCAGAAGGTCACCGATGTGTTGGCCAAGGTCACCTCGGGTGAGGCCGACGCGGGTCTGGTCTACGTCACCGACGCCGCAGGAGCCAAGGAGAAGGTCAAGGTCGTCGACACCCCCGAGGCCGAGAAGATCGTCAACAAGTACCCGATCGCGGTGACGAAATCCGCGCGCCAGGGAGCCCAGGCCTTCGTCGACTTCGTTCTCGGTGAACAAGGCCAGTCCATGCTGCGGGACGCCGGTTTCGGCGCGCCCAAGTGA
- a CDS encoding multicopper oxidase domain-containing protein, with protein MSTPTRPGAGPSETGRLPQAGRPGGGGRPGGSRRNRARDYTVIIWLLSAVIVAAAHRLVPESTWLMVHLVLLGALTHSVLVWSQYFTAALLKTRPDEARDRAQRRRLGLLSLGSLAVFVGVPATWWWLVVAGAVFVTAAVSWHGISLWRQLRKALPGRFRVAVWYYVAASCHLPVGAAFGATLAFGLDATWHWRFLVAHTMTNLLGWIGLTVVGTLVTFWPTILRTRMDDRAEGFAKQALPWLIGSGMVVVAGALAGLQYVAVAGLAGYLLALGWWGRVLVAPLRRRPPREFAPASVLAAMIWWVVALVVTGGIVLTTPTSGWSEVTGTLAVVWAGGFAAQLLTGALSYLLPSVLGGGPRVVRAGAAWFDRFTTFRIVAINGALILFLTPTPPWVKLTSGVLGVGSVAAFLPLMILGIKASVAERREIAKAGPRTGPPQKLPERESALTANGMLAGVLALTLAVTVGVGIDPSAVGLGGGSSSTGVNATGRTQRIQVTAKEGLRFEPASAEVSRGDRVIIELSNADATMIHDLKLGDATTPRLSAGETAELDLGVVGESIEGWCTVVGHRQAGMVFTLKVSGQDASTSQDGTTGGGHDHAPAQANSAPLNTVVDPVAPATTEETIHRVEMRVTELPLEVAPGVWQKRWTFNGGPVGPTLRGKVGDVFEVTLINDGTIGHSIDFHASNLAPDGPMRTVAPGESLVYRFTAHRAGMWLYHCGTAPVSAHIAAGMHGAVIIDPEGLPAVDREYALVASEIYLTGGTGTSPETAAEVDAAKAQTDTPDYSTFNGIAFQYAQRPFTAKVGERVRFWVLSAGPNLSTSFHIIGGQFDTVYFEGGYLLKDGKDAFGNSGGGSQALGLEAAQAGFVELTFPEAGHYTVVDHAFLDAERGALGTVEVTE; from the coding sequence ATGAGCACCCCCACCCGTCCGGGAGCGGGACCTTCGGAAACCGGCCGGCTCCCTCAGGCGGGGCGGCCGGGCGGTGGGGGACGGCCCGGCGGTTCGCGCCGCAATCGTGCCCGCGACTACACCGTCATCATCTGGTTGCTGAGCGCTGTGATCGTCGCCGCGGCCCATCGCCTGGTGCCCGAATCCACCTGGCTGATGGTGCACCTGGTGCTGCTCGGGGCCCTGACGCACTCCGTGCTCGTGTGGAGCCAGTACTTCACAGCGGCCCTGCTCAAGACCCGGCCCGACGAGGCCCGGGACCGCGCGCAGCGCAGGCGTCTCGGCCTGCTCTCCCTGGGATCCCTGGCGGTGTTCGTCGGGGTGCCGGCCACCTGGTGGTGGCTGGTGGTCGCGGGAGCGGTGTTCGTGACCGCGGCCGTCTCCTGGCACGGGATCTCGCTGTGGCGGCAGCTCCGCAAGGCCCTGCCCGGACGTTTCCGGGTGGCCGTCTGGTATTACGTGGCCGCCTCCTGTCACCTGCCGGTCGGGGCTGCGTTCGGGGCGACGCTGGCCTTCGGACTGGATGCCACCTGGCACTGGCGGTTCCTCGTCGCCCACACCATGACGAACCTGCTGGGTTGGATCGGCCTGACGGTGGTGGGGACGCTGGTCACCTTCTGGCCCACCATCCTGCGCACCCGCATGGACGACCGCGCCGAGGGATTCGCCAAGCAGGCCCTTCCCTGGCTGATCGGCTCGGGGATGGTCGTGGTGGCGGGCGCGCTGGCGGGTCTCCAGTACGTCGCGGTGGCCGGTCTGGCCGGTTACCTGTTGGCGCTCGGCTGGTGGGGCAGGGTGCTCGTCGCCCCGCTGCGACGCCGACCCCCGCGCGAATTCGCCCCCGCTTCCGTGCTCGCCGCGATGATCTGGTGGGTGGTTGCCCTGGTGGTCACCGGCGGGATCGTGCTGACCACCCCGACCTCGGGCTGGTCGGAGGTGACCGGAACCCTCGCCGTGGTGTGGGCCGGCGGTTTCGCCGCGCAGCTGCTCACCGGCGCACTCAGCTACCTGCTGCCCTCCGTCCTCGGCGGCGGGCCCCGCGTCGTGCGGGCTGGCGCGGCCTGGTTCGACCGTTTCACCACCTTCCGGATCGTTGCCATCAACGGCGCCCTGATACTGTTCCTCACCCCCACACCACCCTGGGTGAAACTCACCTCCGGTGTGCTCGGGGTGGGATCGGTGGCGGCCTTCCTGCCCCTGATGATCCTCGGGATAAAAGCGAGTGTCGCGGAACGCAGGGAGATCGCCAAGGCGGGTCCCCGCACCGGGCCGCCCCAGAAACTGCCCGAACGGGAATCCGCGCTGACTGCCAACGGGATGCTGGCGGGTGTGCTCGCCCTGACCCTCGCCGTCACGGTGGGGGTCGGCATCGACCCATCGGCGGTCGGCCTGGGCGGCGGTTCGTCGTCGACGGGGGTGAACGCGACGGGCAGGACCCAGAGAATCCAGGTCACCGCCAAGGAGGGGTTGCGCTTCGAGCCCGCCTCGGCGGAGGTCAGCCGCGGTGACCGGGTGATCATCGAGCTGAGCAACGCTGATGCCACCATGATCCACGACCTGAAGCTCGGCGACGCCACCACCCCCAGGCTGAGTGCGGGAGAGACCGCGGAGCTGGATCTTGGCGTGGTCGGGGAGTCCATCGAGGGCTGGTGCACCGTCGTCGGGCATCGCCAGGCCGGGATGGTTTTCACCCTCAAGGTCTCGGGGCAGGACGCCTCCACTTCGCAGGACGGAACCACAGGTGGCGGACACGACCACGCCCCTGCGCAGGCCAACTCGGCTCCGCTGAACACCGTGGTTGATCCCGTCGCCCCGGCGACCACGGAGGAAACCATCCACCGCGTGGAGATGCGCGTCACGGAGCTCCCCCTCGAAGTGGCCCCCGGGGTGTGGCAGAAACGCTGGACCTTCAACGGCGGGCCGGTCGGACCGACCCTGCGCGGCAAGGTCGGGGACGTGTTCGAGGTGACCCTTATCAACGACGGCACCATCGGCCACTCCATCGACTTCCACGCCAGCAATCTCGCGCCCGACGGGCCCATGCGAACCGTCGCCCCGGGCGAAAGTCTCGTCTACCGGTTCACCGCGCACCGCGCCGGGATGTGGCTGTACCACTGCGGCACCGCCCCGGTGTCCGCGCACATCGCCGCAGGCATGCACGGCGCGGTGATCATCGATCCCGAGGGCCTGCCCGCGGTGGATCGCGAGTACGCCCTGGTGGCCTCCGAGATCTACCTGACCGGTGGCACGGGAACCAGCCCGGAAACCGCCGCCGAGGTCGACGCCGCCAAGGCGCAGACCGACACCCCCGACTATTCGACCTTCAACGGCATCGCCTTCCAGTACGCGCAGCGCCCGTTCACCGCGAAGGTGGGGGAGAGGGTGCGGTTCTGGGTGCTTTCCGCAGGACCGAACCTGTCCACGAGCTTCCACATCATCGGCGGCCAGTTCGACACCGTCTACTTCGAGGGCGGCTACCTGCTCAAGGACGGGAAGGATGCATTCGGCAACAGCGGCGGCGGTTCCCAAGCCCTCGGGCTCGAGGCCGCCCAAGCGGGTTTCGTGGAGCTCACCTTCCCGGAGGCCGGTCACTACACCGTCGTCGATCACGCCTTCCTGGACGCCGAAAGGGGCGCCCTCGGCACCGTCGAGGTGACCGAGTGA
- a CDS encoding TOBE domain-containing protein, producing MTTFSIREAAQLIGVSDDTLRRNIDRGVLRASRDGGHLSIDGRDLVAFQQARQATVDTEGTPTSARNRFTGLVMAVKKDKVMAEVQLRCGPFVITSLMSTESAERLGLTPGTLATAVAKATTVIIETPEGLS from the coding sequence ATGACCACTTTCAGCATCCGGGAAGCCGCGCAGCTGATCGGCGTCAGCGACGACACCCTCAGGCGAAACATTGACCGGGGTGTGCTGCGCGCATCCCGTGACGGCGGGCACCTCAGCATCGACGGACGCGACCTGGTGGCCTTCCAGCAGGCCCGGCAGGCCACGGTCGACACGGAGGGCACCCCCACCTCGGCACGCAACCGCTTCACCGGACTGGTGATGGCCGTCAAGAAGGACAAGGTGATGGCAGAAGTGCAGTTGCGATGCGGTCCCTTCGTCATCACATCCCTGATGAGCACGGAGTCCGCGGAACGTCTTGGACTGACACCGGGAACGCTCGCCACGGCCGTGGCGAAGGCCACCACGGTGATCATCGAAACCCCGGAAGGACTCTCGTGA